The following coding sequences lie in one Pontibacter sp. G13 genomic window:
- a CDS encoding T9SS type A sorting domain-containing protein, translating to MNLSTFGAPASRLGWLMKVCLLSAFCYLGFSSQTYATHYIGGDMYIEHDSGCNWFLYSRRYFDCSGGAFSAYIPLGAGNVMPPESNFELSMLTSGGCLSPLPLGAPVLISNQEVTQLAPGVISSCFLPGSPVYGMAEVVYRHGFSLCDTAISGCQFIVDFDVCCTSSTMTSGMANEAMYRTMTIPWDAFIDSSNTPPFPNGNDIITHGMNGTYIYDLSMTDPDGDSLVYELATMTQQAGVPMGYSAGYSPLSPMGPHYSISLGLNGFLTISPDSMPTYEQTMLKVKTTEYRNGVILGIYERDVFVLVVDDQSNVQTLLDTVTFTQVTEIADWEYSMCAGLTGSWDMVFTDSDSTDTLSLYTNIQNYLPGAVVTTSGTNPLNVQISWTPSAQYAGQTLNVPIEIVDGASSYFTGGDYLMTIHVAANCLDATVVDTECDSTNGSISLSSNILGIQYLWSTGDTTSSISDLGVGYYYVSYYDGSGVPFGADTFFISANELSAVADSIVTPSCGQADGEIHVSVTGGTGPYTLLWSTGDTTSSLTGVAAGDYWLTITDSMGCMAVQLFTLAEDDSCVNIISGVVYFDMNGNCQYDSTDIPIPYVLVTLNTGDQAFTDANGVYEMQVGTGVYLTSAVSMSALALTADSACASIITQGVFFSTTGQVENNLHFPVSIGSDFNLFVHEMGPVVAPGATTPAYLSYMNIGGGVSPSTTTVSWTHDPSVTINFANPPMTTYDPATRTGTWALGSLIPFQGGQIHIMVTGDTSAVVGDTACFSSIITPFAGDSDTTNNIDTLKTEIVASYDPNDKQVSPAGIGPLGLIEADQQDLTYTVRFQNTGNFPAIKVVVRDTLDPSLPASSILVIGASHNFSLAIEDDNVLVWTFDNIWLPDSASNPAGSIGYLSYRVSHDGTAPIGTSITNRAAIYFDYNDPIFTNETVNTIFAYPQVSLSAPDTLCGDGMLDAAVISDGLPPYQFDWSTGASTADPAASMTEPTVSGWYWVQVTDALGVTALDSQYVEVIPLPEADFQYNVQGLTVSLLDVSMNATSISWSVDTLSGASSESLEYTFAGPGVYDVTLIVENECGMDTVTYTIPVDAVSIDPTIFGQVEVAPNPFQDATQITFENTEMEEVSLILRDLQGREVKVIPAQRTDRFTLNREGLAPGLYLFELKGKESYVGKVVIE from the coding sequence AGGCGCAGGGAATGTCATGCCTCCAGAGTCGAATTTTGAGCTTTCGATGCTGACTTCTGGGGGATGCCTCTCGCCATTGCCTTTAGGTGCGCCTGTTTTGATCTCCAATCAGGAGGTCACGCAATTGGCACCCGGGGTGATTTCCTCCTGTTTTCTGCCCGGAAGCCCTGTCTATGGGATGGCAGAAGTGGTCTATCGGCACGGATTCTCGCTTTGCGACACTGCGATTTCCGGATGCCAGTTCATCGTGGATTTCGATGTGTGCTGTACTTCCAGCACCATGACATCGGGGATGGCCAATGAAGCGATGTATCGTACCATGACGATTCCTTGGGATGCTTTTATCGATTCGTCAAATACGCCTCCTTTTCCCAACGGCAATGACATCATCACACATGGCATGAATGGTACCTACATCTATGATCTGTCCATGACTGATCCGGATGGGGATAGCCTTGTGTATGAGTTGGCTACCATGACGCAGCAGGCTGGTGTTCCGATGGGCTATTCAGCAGGATATTCGCCATTGAGCCCTATGGGTCCCCACTATAGTATCTCCCTTGGGCTGAATGGATTCCTGACGATCTCTCCTGACAGTATGCCGACCTATGAGCAGACGATGCTCAAAGTCAAAACCACCGAATACCGAAATGGCGTGATCCTAGGGATCTATGAGCGTGATGTATTTGTGCTGGTAGTCGATGATCAATCCAATGTCCAGACCTTGTTGGATACGGTGACATTTACTCAAGTGACAGAGATTGCCGACTGGGAATACTCCATGTGTGCGGGCCTGACAGGATCATGGGACATGGTATTTACGGATTCTGATAGTACAGATACGCTATCTCTTTACACCAATATCCAGAACTATCTGCCGGGAGCTGTGGTCACCACTTCTGGAACCAATCCACTCAATGTGCAGATCTCTTGGACCCCATCTGCACAATATGCCGGACAAACCCTCAATGTGCCCATCGAGATTGTAGATGGTGCCTCTTCCTACTTTACAGGTGGAGACTACCTGATGACGATCCATGTGGCTGCTAATTGTCTGGATGCAACGGTGGTCGATACCGAGTGCGATTCCACCAATGGCAGCATCTCCCTGTCCTCCAATATTTTGGGTATCCAATACCTGTGGAGCACAGGCGATACTACCTCATCGATTTCTGATTTGGGGGTGGGATATTACTATGTGAGCTACTATGACGGTTCCGGTGTGCCATTTGGAGCGGATACCTTTTTCATCTCGGCAAATGAGCTTTCTGCTGTAGCTGACTCCATCGTGACTCCAAGTTGTGGGCAGGCCGATGGAGAGATACATGTGAGCGTAACCGGCGGAACGGGTCCATACACCCTGCTTTGGAGCACAGGAGATACCACCAGCTCGCTGACTGGGGTAGCTGCTGGGGATTACTGGTTGACAATCACGGATTCCATGGGATGTATGGCGGTGCAGCTGTTCACCCTCGCTGAGGACGATTCTTGCGTCAACATCATCTCCGGTGTCGTGTATTTCGACATGAATGGAAACTGCCAATATGATTCTACGGATATTCCTATTCCCTACGTCTTGGTGACGTTGAATACGGGGGATCAGGCGTTTACCGATGCCAATGGGGTCTATGAGATGCAAGTTGGGACGGGGGTATACTTGACCTCGGCTGTGTCCATGAGTGCTCTGGCGTTGACTGCTGATTCGGCTTGTGCAAGCATCATTACGCAAGGCGTTTTCTTCAGTACTACAGGACAGGTGGAGAATAACCTGCATTTCCCCGTATCCATTGGATCGGATTTCAACCTGTTTGTCCATGAGATGGGCCCGGTTGTCGCACCGGGAGCCACTACCCCCGCGTATTTGTCCTACATGAACATCGGAGGAGGCGTAAGTCCATCCACGACTACCGTTTCATGGACGCATGATCCGAGTGTGACGATCAATTTTGCCAATCCACCGATGACGACCTATGATCCTGCCACCCGTACCGGAACTTGGGCATTGGGTTCCCTGATACCATTTCAGGGCGGACAAATCCATATCATGGTAACAGGTGATACGTCTGCCGTGGTAGGAGATACTGCTTGTTTCTCTTCCATCATCACCCCATTTGCGGGAGATTCGGATACCACCAACAACATCGATACCCTGAAGACCGAGATTGTGGCGTCCTACGATCCAAACGACAAGCAGGTCTCTCCGGCGGGAATCGGACCACTTGGATTGATCGAGGCGGATCAGCAAGACCTGACCTATACCGTCCGCTTCCAGAATACAGGTAACTTCCCGGCGATCAAGGTGGTGGTTCGCGATACCCTCGATCCATCGCTTCCAGCCAGCTCCATTTTGGTGATCGGCGCCAGCCACAACTTTAGTCTCGCCATAGAGGATGACAATGTGCTGGTCTGGACCTTTGACAACATCTGGTTGCCTGATTCCGCGAGTAACCCCGCCGGAAGTATCGGGTACTTGTCTTACCGTGTGAGCCACGATGGCACCGCGCCGATTGGCACGAGTATCACCAACCGAGCCGCGATTTACTTCGACTACAACGATCCGATCTTCACCAATGAGACGGTGAATACGATCTTCGCCTATCCGCAAGTGTCCCTTTCTGCGCCAGACACCCTGTGTGGGGATGGAATGTTGGATGCCGCGGTGATTTCCGATGGTTTGCCTCCGTACCAATTCGATTGGAGCACGGGTGCATCTACCGCTGATCCCGCTGCGAGCATGACTGAACCGACCGTATCGGGATGGTATTGGGTACAGGTGACCGATGCCTTGGGTGTAACTGCACTGGATAGCCAGTACGTTGAGGTGATCCCATTGCCTGAGGCGGATTTCCAATACAATGTACAAGGCTTGACTGTATCGTTGCTGGATGTGAGCATGAATGCTACTTCCATCAGTTGGTCTGTAGATACGCTCAGCGGGGCTTCTTCAGAGTCCTTAGAGTATACCTTTGCCGGGCCGGGAGTTTACGATGTCACGCTGATTGTCGAGAACGAGTGTGGCATGGATACTGTGACCTACACGATTCCGGTGGATGCGGTGAGCATCGATCCGACGATCTTCGGCCAAGTGGAAGTCGCTCCAAACCCATTCCAAGATGCGACCCAGATCACTTTCGAGAATACCGAGATGGAGGAAGTCTCCCTGATCTTGCGTGATCTCCAAGGCCGCGAGGTGAAGGTGATCCCCGCTCAACGCACCGACCGATTCACGCTGAATCGCGAGGGACTTGCTCCGGGCTTGTACCTCTTCGAGTTGAAGGGGAAAGAAAGCTATGTGGGCAAGGTGGTGATTGAATAG
- a CDS encoding T9SS type A sorting domain-containing protein, translated as MKTNLLNLNLGSSMMATLRSGLLLSTILFSFVLSRATHVQGVDVSVDHVSGCDWKLTQRAYFDCTGAFATLGGTVDVEKMRTLTLKSSQGCTLIDTLTNPTQISVTDITQLAPGLNSACDGGVFPGYAEVVFEWDFTYCPQSSGSCYFEIEYETCCLHMGVTTFIVNSTSPVYNSSEIHNVDNPSANGWPVQNGVGSVLHHYSGVYQYDMSMTDPDGDSLVYTMIPVSEKENGVIQNVAYLPGYSVVEPLGSGFDVQLNPQTGWLTISPKINPQAVHGVIRVQAEEYRNGVLQGRYNRDLHVKVFDDFENVQPIYSQFSSSTVIETTELNFELEAGVSNVWDMVFTDADAGDSLELVTDLTQMLPGAMVTVSGSNPLTVQIDWTPDTSMTEETIMVPFKIRDNAMPLFSGADFFMNLEILEMTSISVDPRTFGNVQVAPNPFQDATQITFENTEMEEVSLILRDLQGREVKVIPAQRTDRFTLNREGLAPGLYLFELKGKESYVGKVVIE; from the coding sequence ATGAAGACCAACCTGTTGAACCTGAATCTAGGTTCTTCCATGATGGCGACACTCCGCAGCGGACTGTTGCTTTCGACCATCCTGTTTTCCTTTGTTCTGTCTCGTGCCACTCATGTGCAAGGGGTAGATGTCTCTGTAGACCATGTAAGTGGTTGTGATTGGAAATTAACCCAACGCGCATATTTCGATTGCACAGGGGCGTTTGCTACTTTGGGCGGAACTGTCGATGTCGAGAAGATGAGGACCCTGACCCTCAAATCTTCCCAAGGCTGTACGTTGATTGATACGCTGACCAATCCCACCCAAATTAGTGTAACAGACATTACCCAACTGGCTCCCGGTTTGAACTCTGCTTGTGATGGGGGAGTTTTTCCAGGTTATGCTGAAGTGGTGTTTGAATGGGATTTTACCTATTGTCCTCAATCTTCGGGTAGCTGTTACTTCGAAATTGAGTATGAGACTTGCTGTTTGCATATGGGCGTAACAACATTCATTGTCAACAGTACTTCTCCAGTTTATAATTCTAGCGAGATTCACAATGTTGACAATCCATCAGCCAATGGATGGCCCGTCCAAAATGGGGTGGGTTCAGTGCTTCACCACTACTCTGGAGTATATCAATACGATATGTCTATGACTGATCCTGATGGAGATAGCCTGGTATACACGATGATTCCAGTGAGCGAAAAGGAAAACGGTGTTATTCAGAACGTCGCATACCTTCCCGGATATTCAGTTGTTGAGCCTTTAGGGTCGGGTTTTGATGTTCAGCTGAATCCTCAGACAGGGTGGCTTACTATTTCTCCCAAAATCAATCCTCAAGCCGTACATGGGGTAATTCGTGTCCAGGCAGAAGAGTACAGGAACGGAGTCCTTCAAGGTCGTTACAATCGGGATCTTCATGTAAAGGTCTTTGATGATTTTGAAAATGTTCAGCCGATCTATAGTCAGTTTTCTTCATCCACAGTGATAGAGACGACCGAGCTGAATTTCGAGCTAGAGGCAGGTGTATCGAATGTATGGGACATGGTCTTTACGGATGCGGATGCAGGCGATTCTTTGGAGCTGGTTACAGATTTGACCCAAATGCTCCCGGGAGCGATGGTGACGGTTTCAGGCTCGAATCCTCTGACTGTACAGATCGACTGGACCCCAGATACAAGCATGACAGAAGAAACGATCATGGTACCTTTCAAGATTAGAGACAATGCCATGCCCCTGTTTTCTGGAGCGGACTTTTTCATGAATCTCGAGATCCTAGAGATGACTTCTATATCTGTTGATCCGAGGACTTTTGGGAATGTGCAGGTGGCTCCAAACCCATTCCAAGATGCGACCCAGATCACTTTCGAGAATACCGAGATGGAGGAAGTTTCCCTGATCTTGCGTGATCTCCAAGGCCGCGAGGTGAAGGTGATTCCCGCTCAACGCACCGACCGATTCACGCTGAATCGCGAGGGACTTGCTCCGGGCTTGTACCTCTTCGAGTTGAAGGGGAAAGAAAGCTATGTGGGCAAGGTGGTGATTGAATAA